The sequence AATACCGATTGCCATTCCCAATGCGGCAATAAAAAAAGATACGGGCAAAACAACATTAATGGCGGCTATGGCAATGGAGCCAATCCAATTTCCTACGAAAATGGAATCCACCAAAACATTCAGGGACATCACTAAAATTCCTATGGAAGCGGGTACCGCTTGCTTGATCAGTAATTTACCAATCGGCTCTGTTCCTAATTGATCAGAGGATACTTTTGCCATCTACACGGGCAGGGTTTCTTTGGACTGCCAATCATTGACCCATTTGGCCATTAGCTTCACCCATTCCTCATTATCATTTAGACAAGGGATGTGAATATAGGATTCGCCGCCGGCTTCCATAAATTGGTCCTTTCCTTCCATTGCAATTTCTTCCAACGTCTCCAAACAATCAGAGACAAATGCTGGGGTAATCACTGCCAATTTTGTCTTTCCTTCTTTTGCCAAACGTTCAAATTCAAAATCGGTGAAGGGTTTTAGCCATGGATCGTTGGGCAACCTAGATTGAAAAGAAATACTGGTTTTATCCTCTGGCAATCCTAAAAAGGTTTTTACTTTTTCAGTAGTGTCAAAACATTGGTGGCGATAACATGTATGGTGTGCCACAGAATTTGTTTTGCAACAGCTGCTATCTATTTTACAATGAAATTTTGTTGGATCCGATTTTCTAATATGACGTTCCGGAATACCATGATATGAGAACAAAACATGGTCGTAATCAAAACCCTCAAGTCCTTTTTCAATACTTTTTGAAAGCACTTCAATATAGTCAGGATTGTTATAAAAAGCCGGCAAGGTGGTAATCTGCATTTCTGGAAAATGCGTAGTCTGCACTTCCATAGTTTTAACCACAACGGTTTCAAAAGAGCTCATTGCATATTGCGGGTACAAAGGAACCAACAGTACCTCATCCACTCCTTTATCTTTTAATTCTTGTAACGCATTTTTAATGGTCATGGAGCCATAACGCATTCCAAGGGCAACGGGCATTTCGGTCTGGTCCTTTACTTTTTCAGTAAATCGTTCCGAGATAACAATCAATGGAGAACCTTCTTCCCACCAAATTTTGGAATACGCTTCCGCAGATTTTTTTGGGCGCGTCTGTAATATGATTCCTCTAACAATGATATTTCGCAACCAGTTGGGAACATCAATAACCCTCTCGTCCATCAAAAATTCATCCAAGTACGGTTTTACATCTTTTGCGGTTGGACTATCTGGAGAACCCAAATTAACCAATAACACTCCTTTCATAGCAATTTGTTAAGAGCAGTAAAAATACTACTTGAATATAAGATGATAGGTACAGAATCAAAATACTTTATTTATACTCCTATAGAGAAGTTCAATTTAATTAATTCATTGGTGCTATCTTGTTGTTGGACGAAAAATCTGTAATGCAAAACGTTATTTTCTATACTTTATCCCATAGTAAGATTCAACGTGAATACCTGGACTTTATGAAGCTCTTCAAATTTTTATCGGCATTGACTTTCCTTTTTTTATGCATCAACTGTTCTAAAAGTGAAACTCCTTCGCCTATGCCAGACCCAGATGTGGGTGGAGAGGAAGAGCCAACTCAGCCTCCTACTCCAGAAGAACCAATAAGCGAAATTTATTTTACCTTTCATATTGATGAATCCATAGATACAGATGATAATCAGGATGATTGGATAGTTTTACATGATAATAAAGGGGATTTACTCGATTATAGACCTTTTGAATCAACAGAAAGCTTGGTTTTTGAGAAACGCTCCGATAGTATTACAAATGATTTTTCCGTTTCGTTGGTAAAAATCCAGTTTCTTGCATCCGACCCTTGTATTGGAGATGTATGGCATAATATTGTAACATATCCCGGGATAGCAAAAGGAAGTGTATGGAATTACTCAAAAAAACCTATAAACAATGTGTCCCCAGAAAAAATTG is a genomic window of Flagellimonas sp. CMM7 containing:
- the hemH gene encoding ferrochelatase is translated as MKGVLLVNLGSPDSPTAKDVKPYLDEFLMDERVIDVPNWLRNIIVRGIILQTRPKKSAEAYSKIWWEEGSPLIVISERFTEKVKDQTEMPVALGMRYGSMTIKNALQELKDKGVDEVLLVPLYPQYAMSSFETVVVKTMEVQTTHFPEMQITTLPAFYNNPDYIEVLSKSIEKGLEGFDYDHVLFSYHGIPERHIRKSDPTKFHCKIDSSCCKTNSVAHHTCYRHQCFDTTEKVKTFLGLPEDKTSISFQSRLPNDPWLKPFTDFEFERLAKEGKTKLAVITPAFVSDCLETLEEIAMEGKDQFMEAGGESYIHIPCLNDNEEWVKLMAKWVNDWQSKETLPV